The nucleotide sequence TCCTCTCCACCGTAGCCTTCTCTCCTGCTGTTTGGACTGGGACACCGTCTCCATAACCAGTTGACCATCTTCCTCCTCCAGTCTCCATCCCACAGTACCTAGGGATCCAGGTAGCACAAACACTCCTTGTCGTAAACGTTCCGCTCCCGCATCAATCTCGGCAATCTTGCTTGAGGATAAAAGAATTTCCCACCCTTGGCTTAAGGCATTAGACAAAGTGAAATATGCAACGGTCTGGGCCTTCCAAACAGATACACCCACTATACCGATGATCACTACTGCTGCCAAAACATCGATTAGGGTGAATCCGTCCTGTTTCACAGTCATCTACTCCCAATTACCGATATCCTGGTTTTCACCTGCACCGCCAATCTGACCATCGGCACCTAAAGAGAAAAGATCATAACTGTTGGGATTGCGTTCACCGGGACGTCGATAGTGATAATCATTGCCCCAGGGATCCTTTGGTGGTCTATTCAGAAGATAGGGTCCGTTCCAGCCGGAAGGGATAGGCGGCAACGTCGGTTTAGCATATAAGGCGGCTAGACCTTGTTCTGTAGTCGGATATTGTCCTATATCCAATCGATAGTTTTCAAGGGCCGATGCGAACATCACAATCTGATTGCGCGCCGTGGTCTGCCTTGACTTCCCAACATTTTGAACGACACTGGGGCCGACAATAGCTGCTAATACACCGATTATAGCAACGACTACCAGCACTTCTAGCAGGGTAAATCCAGCTACATTCTCCGAAGAAACGCCTTGCTTTGATGCAGACAAACAAAACACCTCCAAAACCGTTTATATAGGCATGTCCATCATATTGACAACAGGTAGTAATATGCTGATGACCACAAAACCTACCACCACTGCCATCAGTAGAATCATTGCCGGTTCAAGTAATGCTGTCATGTATTTGACTCTTCGCCTGATGTCCTCATCCAGCATCCTTACTGCTTGCTCCAGAGTTCGCACCAAATCTCCCGCTTCTTCACCCATGGTCACTAGCTCAACCACACTCTCCGGAAAAATGGCCTCTCCACGGAGCGCTTGGGCCAACTGAGCTCCATCCTCGACTTTCTGTGCAGAATCATGTAATGCCCGGGTTAATCGAGCATTACCACTGGTCTTCGCACCTAATCGCATCGACTGCGGTAGGAGTACTCCTCCAGCGAGCATAGCAGCCATAGTCTTAAACATCCGCGCTGATGCAACATCCCCTATTGCAGTACCCAAGACTGGTAGCCGCAATAGTAGACTATCCCAACAGTAACCTCCCTTAGGAGTGGACCGCCACACCATAGCCCCGATCACACTCAAAACGACTACACTAATCACCATCGGACCAAAGGTCCTCACGTGATCACTTAGGCAAACTAGCATTCGAGTCGCGTGAGGAAGCTCCTCACCCCACAGCGTAAAAATGGCTAAAAACTGTGGGATCGCATAGACAAGTAGTACAACTACCACCGAAAGACTAACAACAAAAAGCAACACTGGATAAGCTATGCTAGTTAACACCAACGAGTGCAGTTCCGCATTGCCTTCAAGAACATCAGCGATGCGAAATAGGGAGGTCTCAAGTCTTCCTGAAGCCTCCCCTGCTTGGAGCATGCTCCAACCATAGAGCGGAAATCCCATAAAGCTGTTGCCCCACGCGGTAGATAACGGATTCCCTTTTCGGACCTCTTCATAGGCCGTAGAAAGAAAAACCTTTCTCTTTCTATCCAGTGGTACTTTGGTCAACAGGGCAAGACTCCGATCAACAGGTATGCCAGCCTGCAGCAATTCGGCAAGTTGCCGAACCAAAACGCTGAGTTGCCGGGCATCTATTCGCTGAGCCGTAGGCGATGCTCGCTCTAGCAATGCCCCGTGTTCCGCTCTAGTTCCGGTACCGGTTTCCTGTGGTGCAACCACTGATATCCGAAACGGCTCCAGTCCCCTTCTTCGGAGAATCAACAACGCCTCAGGACGATTAGAAGCTAGGATATGGCCTGTAGAAATCTGCCCATTAGAGTTCCTCGCTGAATAGGAGTACTGTACAAGTGCCATCACATCCGCTCCTGTACAAGACCACTACCCAGAACCCGCTGCACCTCGTCCATCGTCGTGGTTCCACAGGATGCCTTGATTCTTCCGTCTTCAATCATGGTGCGCATACCACCTTCAATGGCTAGTCTTCGAGTTTGCTCAGTATCACTGCCGGCCATGATTTCTTGTCTTAACGCTCGATCACAAATCATTAGTTCATAGATAGCTGTCCGACCATAGAAACCTTTGCCATCGCAGAAGGAGCATCCCACCGCCTCGTATGAGCCGCCACCTTCAAGCACAGGAGATTTGCATTTCGTACAAAGAACGCGGACTAGTCTTTGAGCCAATACGGCTTTGAGAGAGGAGGCAATTAAGTAGGGCTCGATACCCATATCCAAAAGGCGTGTCAGAGCGCCTGGTGCATCATTAGTATGTAAACTGGATAAGACAAGATGTCCTGTTAACGAAGCCTGAACAGCCATTTCCGCAGTTTCGCGGTCACGAATTTCCCCGACCATCAACACATCGGGATCATGGCGTAGCAGAGATCGCAGCCCATCAGCAAAAGTCAAGCCAATTTTGGGACGCACTTGAATCTGCGTAATTCCGCTTATTTCGTATTCAATAGGATCTTCTAATGTGAGGATTTTGCGTTCGGGTGACTGAATAGCGGTGAGGATTGCATACAAAGAAGTAGTCTTTCCTCCACCAGTGGGCCCCGTCACTAAAATGATCCCGGTGTTCTGTCGAAGCAACTGATTCATTCTAGATAAGTCATACTCGGATAAACCCAACTGCTGGAGGGAGCGTAAGTTTGCGGATTTATCTAATAATCGAAGAGACAAGCTTTCACCATAGACACTTGGTACTGTCGCCACCCTAATGTCGAGATCCGCAAGTCCAACCTTCATACGTATCTTGCCATCCTGAGGTAGCCTCTTTTCAGCAATGTTCATCTGTGAAAGAATTTTGATCCGACTGGCTATTGCTGAGAAAAGCTGTTTGGGTGGTGCCAATTGCTCGTAAAGTATGCCATCGATCCGATACCGTAGTGATACCCCATCTTGGGTGGGCTCAAGATGAATATCGCTTGCTCTTTTGCGATAGGCCTCACATATAATGGCGTCAACTAGGCGAACAACGGGAGCCTTCCAAGCTACATCCTCTATGGCTTCAGACGTCTGCGCCAATTGCCCTAGCTCTTCAAGATCTTCCTCGGAAAGGTCGGCTAGGGTATCCATTACCGAAGGTTCCTTATCAAGGAACTCAACCGTATCCCTATTAATGTAGATTAGATCATTGGTGATACCGTGAGTAATCTGCTGGTTCTGAAACGACAAGAGATCCAGTGGATTTGACGTAACTGCCACTAACCTCGAACCACCGGGATCACGAACAAAGACTGTTGCAGTGGATGGGGCGCATTCGACCCTCACAGGAGTATCCACAGGGAATTCTATACTCAGAAGCTCGATAAGATCCTTTGAGGGAATCTTCTTCATAAACTAACCCCCGGTACTATCGTTCAAAGAAGTGTGCTGTCTACTGGTGAAATTACGAATTGAAGTCTATTGTAGTATTACTTCGACATACTACCTGTTTCTTCCTCCTTCGGATATTCTTGGTCCTGGGGTTTTAGCAAAACCCGGCGAAAAAAAGAGAAGGGCTAATCGGATCCTAAGACAACGGAATGAGAATACCCGGCGCAATAGAATTGCCTTTTTACTCAAGCGGCGATAGTAACCTGACCGTGAGGTTAGGTAATCCCTCCCGTCTTCTACTTCCCATGCAGATTCGAAATCCCATTCAACATATGTCGTCTTCCTAACCAGTAGTGGTTTTGGGGGGTTCCTTTTCCGAGATCGAGCACTCCAGTACCGTCTGTATCGTAAAACCTGTCCGTGATGTTGCCTGATTTAGAGGCAATATGCCCACCCCTTGTCATAACCTTTCGGATATGCCAGGTAGCATAACTATACATGGCATCCCAGTATTAGTCCCCACCAAACCACCCAAACCGGCTCTGTTACAACACTTGTAGCCTAGCTATTGCAGATTTCACCGGCATTATATCCGACAAGACCACCACCCTCTACATTGCCTACGGCATAGCAACTAACGATACTGCCATGATTCCGGCCAACCACTTCCCATACACCTAATACACTCCCGCTTACAAAGCAATTAATCACCTTTACATCCGCTTATAGGATCGCTCCGACTGGCCCACCTACCCGGGAAGCTTCGTCTCGGATATCGACAGCCTTCAGCTTTATGTTCTTTAGCTCAGCACCTGACCAAGGTAACTAGATAGTCCTACAGATGCGATTTGCGACCAGATTGATAATCAGTAGCCATCTCCATCATACGTTTCCTGTAAAGGCCTTTGCCTAGGAGACTATCTCTATCCTTTTCTCCTAAGTGACGAACTCACACAATGGTAATTTCTAAGGAACCCGACACAAAGACGGGAATTGGCATCCTTACCGACTACGAGGAACTAGACCCATCGTCAAAGCAAGTCGTAGCAGAGAAGTTGGTCACCTTCTACTTTGCCCCTGAGATCAAGCGGATCTACCATATTGGGGAGAAGTCCGGGAAAGGTATAATCTGCGACGGATCTCAAAACGGCCCATGGTCATCAATGACGTTGATGGAAACCGGTATGAAATCAAAGACTAGAACAAACTGAACAAACACAGTCGTTGTGTGTTAGATACTCATATGTAAAAGGAAGGAGCTGCTGCTCCTCCCTCTTACTGCCTATTGAAAACCGTTCCTAACCGATACTCATTCCAGACATTCTCGAACCAGAAATCATCCTGGGGTATGGGCCTTACCGGTACCCATTCCACATGGAATCTCTCTCCGTCGAACCTTAGCTGCTGGATCTGCCCCCGCAGCCTTTGATCTTCACCGACGGCTCTCCAGCTCCCAAGCTGAGGCAAGAGTTCCTCTCCATCTCCAGCGAGTACCAAATAGGAACCCCGACTACCGCCACCCCTTTGCAGGTAGGCGTCAATTCCGGTCAGGACCGCTAAGTGCATCAGACAGAGTTGCCGGTCCTGGAAGAACTCTACCAGTTCCCCACGACCCGCTAAGCGTATATCCCCTTGTTTAAACCGCTGCCACTGTCCTTTGGCATCCATTAGTGCTTGCTCCACATCCTCCCGTCGCCTGATGTGGGCGGCGCATTTACTCATGCGCTCTTGCATCCTTTGACGCTCCATAGTCCTTGGACTAGCTTTCCTTATTGCCAACACCCTATTTGCTAGCTCCCACTTGCTCTGGATCTGGTCAAGTACACTTTGGCAGAACTCGTCATACCCCAGGGAGGAAGTTGCATAGCTATGAGCGATATACTGGGCCGCCCGATATCCCCCCACCTGTCCTGAATTTAGCGCCGCGCCTCCGGGCCGATACACCCCATGGCTCCCATTGGCCTCACCAATAGGAAAAAGATGCTCTAGCTCAGATTCCCAAAAGATATCTGCGGCCAAACCTCCGTTATGGTGCTGGGCACACACGGCAATTTCCAAGGGTTCTTTGGTCAAATCAATTCCATGTTCCTCATACAGGTCTACGGCCTTAGGATTCATATGCAGTAAGCGATCAATGGGTTGGCCGAATAGGGCCTTGGAGTTACTCAGATAATTGAAGGCCTCCGGTTCCAGGTTACCAAAGGCAAATTCCTCAAGGACCCCCCCACCACTGGGATTATGGCGAAAATCTAAAAACACCCTTCTGCCCCGCTGTACCGTCTCAATATAAACAAGAAGATCAATTAAGGAAGAACCATAGTTAGCGATTTTTCGTGGATCAAAGGGCCATTGGTAACCTTTGAGAAAAATGGCACTGGCCAGTTTACCTAACGAGGGAAAGTATTCGTTTAGAAACTGCCGCTTATCTTGGCCCCTTTGGTCCGTACTGATGTATCGGGGAATCACCTGCTGGTAGGTCCCGGACACATTCCACCGGAATTTGGTGGAGGCAAGTCCATACTGCCATTCGGTGACATTTGCCAAGGGAGCACCCACCTCCACCGCAATACCACTGCTGCCGAGATGACCCTCGGGGTATACTGAGGTGGCGTAAAGTCCACCGACGCCACCGGTACCAAGTACCAGATTCTCGCAGCAAAACGCGGTGAAACCGTAATTATCATCTTCCAGTCTGGTCTTGTCAATACCAAGGGCCCCGACCACCCGTTTTTGCTCTTTGCAAGTCAACAGGGCAATGATCTCATGTTTATCTAAGATGGGAATGTGTCTTTGCTCTACTTGTTGCAACAGACTCATCACCATCATCCGAGAGGTCCAAGGCCCCGCAGAGGTAGCCCGCATGCGTGGGTCATGATCTGTTTTGTACCCTACATACCCCCCTAGATGATTATGGGGAAAAGGAACACCTATCTGCACCAGATGATAAAACTCCTGGGCCGATAATGTAGCCTCCACCAACGCAATATCCCCATGCATGCAACCGCCAGCAAAAAGGGTGCGGGCCATTTCGTAGGCAGAGTCAGGCTCATCACCAAACAGGGAAAGCTTGTAATAGGTCTGTTTATCCGAACCGGAGTTGTGTGATGTGCCACCGCCCAACCTTTCGGTAGCAATAATAACCTCATGAACTCCAAGATCATGAAGATGCACCGCACAGTTAAGACTGGCAGCACCACTTCCCACAATAAGGGTATTACAAAGATGGACCGGGATAGAGATATCCCCAAGGTCTAGCTGTTTGGTGATCATCGTCTTTGCCCCCTTGACATCACCACTTCCTTCTTCTCATCCACCATGACTATAGCGGTCTTTGGGCAACGGACATAGCACATGCCACATCCATCACAATCATCGTTTACAACATAGCCTGCATCGGACTTATCTATTGCAAAGAAGGTACAAACCCGCTGACACGTACCACATCGGGTACACAAGTCTTGATCGATATGGGCTGTAAGCCAATGCCTACGGTCTACTTGGTCTGTGCCCTTCAGTTTGGGAATAATTCTTCCTCTTAGTTCGCCAACATTTTGGTAACCCTTACCTAACAGGTGCTTTTCTAGACCTTGGTTCAATCTAGCGAAGACCTCATACCCTTGCATGAACACCGCGGTACATACTTGCACCACCGTAGCCCCACATAGTAAATACTTGACTACATCCTTGGCCTCAGCGACACCACCACTACCACTAATCTGACACTCTACCCTAGGGTAAATCTGACTGATCCACCGCAGGGGATACTGGATCGCCCAGGGTCCCCCATGGCCAGCATAGCCCCCATGCAAAACCGGTTCTTCCCTGTCCGCATCAATCTCAAGACCGGTCATCCGGTTAAAGATCACAACGGCATCGGCCCCGTTTTTCTCCACATCTAAGGCCACATTCATTGGCGATGTGAGCATGGGACTCAGCTTTGCAACTAAAGGTAGCGAAACATTCCGCCGCACCAGGTCAACTATCGCCGCGATCTCTTCTTCGACGTTTAGCCCACGAAAGGTGACCGAACCATGGGGACATGATACATTAAGTTCTAGGGCATCGGCACCGGCCTCTTCACACATCTTCGCATAACGAACCCAGCCTTCCTGACTGGTGCAATTAATGCTAGCGATTACTGGTATCTCCAGGGACTCTTTAGCCCTTCGGATCTCTTCCGCATAGCGCTCTACATCCCACACACTAGCTTGCTCGTAGGAGTAAA is from Limnochordia bacterium and encodes:
- a CDS encoding prepilin-type N-terminal cleavage/methylation domain-containing protein; its protein translation is MKQDGFTLIDVLAAVVIIGIVGVSVWKAQTVAYFTLSNALSQGWEILLSSSKIAEIDAGAERLRQGVFVLPGSLGTVGWRLEEEDGQLVMETVSQSKQQERRLRWRGFVTPVL
- the gspG gene encoding type II secretion system major pseudopilin GspG gives rise to the protein MSASKQGVSSENVAGFTLLEVLVVVAIIGVLAAIVGPSVVQNVGKSRQTTARNQIVMFASALENYRLDIGQYPTTEQGLAALYAKPTLPPIPSGWNGPYLLNRPPKDPWGNDYHYRRPGERNPNSYDLFSLGADGQIGGAGENQDIGNWE
- a CDS encoding type II secretion system F family protein — protein: MALVQYSYSARNSNGQISTGHILASNRPEALLILRRRGLEPFRISVVAPQETGTGTRAEHGALLERASPTAQRIDARQLSVLVRQLAELLQAGIPVDRSLALLTKVPLDRKRKVFLSTAYEEVRKGNPLSTAWGNSFMGFPLYGWSMLQAGEASGRLETSLFRIADVLEGNAELHSLVLTSIAYPVLLFVVSLSVVVVLLVYAIPQFLAIFTLWGEELPHATRMLVCLSDHVRTFGPMVISVVVLSVIGAMVWRSTPKGGYCWDSLLLRLPVLGTAIGDVASARMFKTMAAMLAGGVLLPQSMRLGAKTSGNARLTRALHDSAQKVEDGAQLAQALRGEAIFPESVVELVTMGEEAGDLVRTLEQAVRMLDEDIRRRVKYMTALLEPAMILLMAVVVGFVVISILLPVVNMMDMPI
- a CDS encoding GspE/PulE family protein, which gives rise to MKKIPSKDLIELLSIEFPVDTPVRVECAPSTATVFVRDPGGSRLVAVTSNPLDLLSFQNQQITHGITNDLIYINRDTVEFLDKEPSVMDTLADLSEEDLEELGQLAQTSEAIEDVAWKAPVVRLVDAIICEAYRKRASDIHLEPTQDGVSLRYRIDGILYEQLAPPKQLFSAIASRIKILSQMNIAEKRLPQDGKIRMKVGLADLDIRVATVPSVYGESLSLRLLDKSANLRSLQQLGLSEYDLSRMNQLLRQNTGIILVTGPTGGGKTTSLYAILTAIQSPERKILTLEDPIEYEISGITQIQVRPKIGLTFADGLRSLLRHDPDVLMVGEIRDRETAEMAVQASLTGHLVLSSLHTNDAPGALTRLLDMGIEPYLIASSLKAVLAQRLVRVLCTKCKSPVLEGGGSYEAVGCSFCDGKGFYGRTAIYELMICDRALRQEIMAGSDTEQTRRLAIEGGMRTMIEDGRIKASCGTTTMDEVQRVLGSGLVQERM
- a CDS encoding DUF1854 domain-containing protein; this encodes MVISKEPDTKTGIGILTDYEELDPSSKQVVAEKLVTFYFAPEIKRIYHIGEKSGKGIICDGSQNGPWSSMTLMETGMKSKTRTN
- a CDS encoding FAD-binding protein, giving the protein MITKQLDLGDISIPVHLCNTLIVGSGAASLNCAVHLHDLGVHEVIIATERLGGGTSHNSGSDKQTYYKLSLFGDEPDSAYEMARTLFAGGCMHGDIALVEATLSAQEFYHLVQIGVPFPHNHLGGYVGYKTDHDPRMRATSAGPWTSRMMVMSLLQQVEQRHIPILDKHEIIALLTCKEQKRVVGALGIDKTRLEDDNYGFTAFCCENLVLGTGGVGGLYATSVYPEGHLGSSGIAVEVGAPLANVTEWQYGLASTKFRWNVSGTYQQVIPRYISTDQRGQDKRQFLNEYFPSLGKLASAIFLKGYQWPFDPRKIANYGSSLIDLLVYIETVQRGRRVFLDFRHNPSGGGVLEEFAFGNLEPEAFNYLSNSKALFGQPIDRLLHMNPKAVDLYEEHGIDLTKEPLEIAVCAQHHNGGLAADIFWESELEHLFPIGEANGSHGVYRPGGAALNSGQVGGYRAAQYIAHSYATSSLGYDEFCQSVLDQIQSKWELANRVLAIRKASPRTMERQRMQERMSKCAAHIRRREDVEQALMDAKGQWQRFKQGDIRLAGRGELVEFFQDRQLCLMHLAVLTGIDAYLQRGGGSRGSYLVLAGDGEELLPQLGSWRAVGEDQRLRGQIQQLRFDGERFHVEWVPVRPIPQDDFWFENVWNEYRLGTVFNRQ
- a CDS encoding 4Fe-4S binding protein, yielding MSNLLHTEYVGLHLKSPVIAASSNITGTVDGMKRCEDHGAGAVVMKSLFEQEVCRQAPTPRFHIIEHNLGSYKTWSFYSYEQASVWDVERYAEEIRRAKESLEIPVIASINCTSQEGWVRYAKMCEEAGADALELNVSCPHGSVTFRGLNVEEEIAAIVDLVRRNVSLPLVAKLSPMLTSPMNVALDVEKNGADAVVIFNRMTGLEIDADREEPVLHGGYAGHGGPWAIQYPLRWISQIYPRVECQISGSGGVAEAKDVVKYLLCGATVVQVCTAVFMQGYEVFARLNQGLEKHLLGKGYQNVGELRGRIIPKLKGTDQVDRRHWLTAHIDQDLCTRCGTCQRVCTFFAIDKSDAGYVVNDDCDGCGMCYVRCPKTAIVMVDEKKEVVMSRGQRR